In bacterium YEK0313, one genomic interval encodes:
- the nrdJ gene encoding Vitamin B12-dependent ribonucleotide reductase: MRIERRYTKAGQSPYADIAFRSATSEIRNPDGSIVFRLEGISVPDAWSQVAADILAQKYFRKAGVPARLKKVEESTVPSWLWRSAADDKALKELPEKERWVGETSSTQVFDRLAGTWTYWGWKGGYFEAEADAQAFFDELRYMLAMQMVAPNSPQWFNTGLHWAYGIDGPGQGHYYVDFETGKLTKSKSAYEHPQPHACFIQSVADDLVNEGGIMDLWVREARLFKYGSGTGSNFSYLRGEGEKLAGGGRSSGLMSFLKIGDRAAGAIKSGGTTRRAAKMVVVDADHPDIEAYIDWKVIEEQKVASLVTGSKINARHLKAIMKACVNCEGDGDGCFDPAMNPALKREIKAARKAMVPDNYIKRVIQFARQGYKDIEFPTYDTDWDSDAYLTVAGQNSNNSVSLKDDFLRAVETDGDWNLIARITGKPVKTLKARELWEKIGHAAWASADPGLHFNTTMNDWHTCPSAGPIRASNPCSEYMFLDDTACNLASANLLQFYDTGTRLFDVEGYEHLCRLWSVVLEISVLMAQFPSRQIAELSYEYRTLGLGYANIGGLLMTMGIAYDSAEGRALAGALTAIMTGVAYRTSAEMAGELGPFPGYAPNREHMLRVIRNHRRAAHGETAGYEGLSVNPVALDHANCPDRTLVAHATRAWDEALALGEKHGYRNAQVSVIAPTGTIGLVMDCDTTGIEPDFALVKFKKLAGGGYFKIINRAVPDALRSLGYSEAAIGEIEAYAVGHGSLAQAPAINTATLKAKGFTEEALAKVQAQLKTAFDIKFVFNKWTLGEDFLARTLGIPAEEYNAPGFELLARLGFSKKDIEAANEHVCGAMTLEGAPHLKVEHYPVFDCANPCGRKGKRYLSVESHIRMMAAAQPFISGAISKTINMPNEATVEDCKAAYMLSWKLALKANALYRDGSKLSQPLNAQLIEDEEDEDGVEEFLEKPQTARAAALAERIVEKVVERVQVVREREKMPDRRKGYTQKAVVGGHKVYLRTGEYDDGRIGEIFIDMHKEGAALRSLLNNFAIAISLGLQYGVPLDEYVDAFTFTRFEPAGPVQGNDTIKYATSILDYVFRELAVSYLGRFDLGHVDPGESRYDALGTGATEGTKSVLSKGLVRGKTDKFTVVSTGAQAPAIGPGTLANDARGTGTVVTMRTQGATALKEEVAAAVSPALGTLFDQAPAAAPQAERTTADRRAEAKLRGYVGDACPECSNFTMVRNGTCLKCDTCGSTTGCS, from the coding sequence ATGCGCATCGAACGGCGATACACCAAGGCGGGCCAGTCGCCCTATGCAGACATCGCGTTCCGGTCGGCGACATCGGAGATCCGCAATCCCGATGGGTCGATCGTGTTCCGCCTCGAAGGCATCTCGGTGCCCGATGCCTGGAGCCAGGTGGCCGCCGACATCCTGGCGCAGAAATATTTCCGCAAGGCCGGCGTGCCGGCGCGCCTGAAGAAGGTCGAAGAGAGCACGGTCCCGTCCTGGCTGTGGCGCTCGGCCGCCGACGACAAGGCGCTGAAGGAACTGCCGGAGAAGGAGCGCTGGGTCGGCGAGACCTCGTCCACCCAGGTCTTCGACCGGCTCGCCGGCACATGGACCTATTGGGGCTGGAAGGGTGGCTATTTCGAAGCCGAGGCCGATGCCCAGGCCTTCTTCGACGAGCTGCGCTACATGCTGGCCATGCAGATGGTCGCGCCGAACTCGCCGCAATGGTTCAACACCGGCCTGCACTGGGCCTATGGCATCGACGGCCCCGGCCAGGGCCACTACTACGTCGATTTCGAGACCGGCAAGCTCACCAAGTCGAAGTCGGCCTACGAGCATCCGCAGCCGCATGCCTGCTTCATCCAGTCGGTCGCCGACGACCTCGTCAACGAGGGCGGCATCATGGACCTTTGGGTGCGCGAGGCGCGCCTGTTCAAATACGGCTCCGGCACCGGCTCGAACTTCTCCTACCTGCGCGGCGAGGGCGAGAAGCTCGCCGGCGGCGGCCGCTCGTCCGGCCTGATGAGCTTCCTGAAGATCGGTGACCGCGCGGCGGGCGCGATCAAGTCCGGCGGCACGACGCGCCGCGCCGCCAAGATGGTGGTGGTCGATGCCGACCATCCCGACATCGAAGCCTATATCGACTGGAAGGTGATCGAGGAGCAGAAGGTGGCGAGCCTCGTCACCGGCTCGAAGATCAATGCCCGGCACCTCAAGGCCATCATGAAGGCCTGCGTGAACTGCGAGGGCGATGGCGACGGCTGCTTCGACCCGGCCATGAACCCGGCGCTGAAGCGCGAGATCAAGGCCGCGCGCAAGGCCATGGTGCCCGACAACTACATCAAGCGGGTGATCCAGTTCGCCCGCCAGGGCTACAAGGACATCGAGTTCCCGACCTATGACACGGACTGGGATTCCGACGCCTATCTGACGGTCGCCGGCCAGAACTCGAACAATTCCGTGTCGCTGAAGGACGACTTCCTGCGCGCGGTGGAAACCGACGGCGACTGGAACCTGATCGCGCGCATCACCGGCAAGCCGGTGAAGACGCTGAAGGCCCGCGAGCTCTGGGAGAAGATCGGCCATGCCGCCTGGGCCTCGGCTGATCCGGGCCTGCATTTCAACACGACGATGAACGACTGGCACACCTGCCCGTCGGCGGGACCGATCCGGGCGTCCAATCCGTGCTCGGAATACATGTTCCTCGACGACACGGCCTGCAACCTGGCGTCCGCCAATCTCCTGCAGTTCTACGATACCGGCACGCGCCTGTTCGACGTCGAGGGCTACGAGCACCTGTGCCGGCTCTGGTCGGTCGTCCTGGAAATCTCGGTGCTGATGGCGCAGTTCCCCTCGCGCCAGATCGCCGAACTCTCCTACGAATATCGCACGCTCGGCCTCGGCTATGCCAATATCGGCGGCCTGCTGATGACCATGGGCATCGCCTATGACAGCGCCGAGGGCCGGGCGCTGGCCGGCGCCCTCACCGCCATCATGACCGGCGTCGCCTACCGCACCTCGGCCGAGATGGCCGGCGAGCTCGGCCCGTTCCCGGGCTATGCGCCGAACCGCGAGCACATGCTGCGGGTCATCCGCAACCATCGCCGCGCGGCCCATGGCGAGACGGCGGGCTATGAGGGCCTCTCGGTCAACCCGGTGGCGCTCGACCATGCCAACTGCCCCGACCGGACGCTGGTTGCCCATGCCACCCGCGCCTGGGACGAGGCGCTCGCGCTCGGCGAGAAGCATGGCTATCGCAATGCGCAGGTCTCGGTGATCGCGCCGACCGGCACGATCGGCCTGGTCATGGATTGCGACACCACCGGCATCGAGCCCGACTTCGCGCTGGTGAAGTTCAAGAAGCTCGCCGGCGGCGGCTATTTCAAGATCATCAACCGGGCCGTGCCGGACGCGCTGCGCTCGCTCGGCTATTCGGAAGCGGCCATCGGCGAGATCGAAGCCTATGCGGTGGGCCACGGCTCGCTCGCCCAGGCGCCGGCGATCAACACGGCGACGCTGAAGGCCAAGGGTTTCACCGAGGAGGCGCTGGCCAAGGTCCAGGCGCAGCTGAAGACCGCCTTCGACATCAAGTTCGTGTTCAACAAGTGGACGCTCGGCGAGGACTTCCTCGCCCGCACGCTGGGCATTCCGGCCGAGGAATACAATGCGCCCGGCTTCGAGCTGCTCGCCCGGCTCGGCTTCTCCAAGAAGGACATCGAGGCGGCCAACGAGCATGTCTGCGGCGCCATGACGCTGGAAGGCGCGCCGCACCTGAAGGTCGAGCACTATCCGGTGTTCGACTGCGCCAATCCCTGCGGCCGCAAGGGCAAGCGCTATCTCTCGGTGGAAAGCCACATCCGCATGATGGCGGCGGCCCAGCCGTTCATCTCGGGCGCCATCTCCAAGACCATCAACATGCCGAACGAGGCGACGGTCGAGGACTGCAAGGCGGCCTACATGCTGTCGTGGAAGCTGGCGCTCAAGGCCAATGCGCTCTATCGCGACGGCTCCAAGCTGTCGCAGCCGCTGAACGCCCAGCTCATCGAGGACGAGGAGGACGAGGACGGCGTCGAGGAGTTCCTGGAGAAGCCGCAGACAGCGCGCGCTGCGGCGCTCGCCGAGCGCATCGTCGAGAAGGTGGTCGAGCGCGTCCAGGTGGTGCGCGAGCGCGAGAAGATGCCGGACCGCCGCAAGGGCTATACCCAGAAGGCGGTGGTCGGCGGCCACAAGGTCTATCTGCGCACCGGCGAATATGACGACGGCCGCATCGGCGAGATCTTCATCGACATGCACAAGGAGGGCGCGGCGCTCCGCTCGCTGCTCAACAATTTCGCCATCGCCATCTCGCTCGGCCTGCAATATGGCGTGCCCCTCGACGAATATGTCGACGCCTTCACCTTCACCCGCTTCGAGCCCGCCGGCCCGGTGCAGGGCAACGACACGATCAAATACGCGACCTCGATCCTCGACTACGTGTTCCGCGAACTGGCGGTGAGCTATCTCGGCCGCTTCGATCTCGGCCATGTCGATCCGGGCGAGAGCCGCTACGACGCGCTCGGCACCGGCGCGACCGAGGGCACCAAGAGCGTGCTGTCCAAGGGCCTGGTGCGCGGCAAGACCGACAAGTTCACGGTCGTCTCGACCGGCGCCCAGGCCCCGGCCATCGGCCCGGGCACGCTCGCCAACGACGCCCGCGGCACCGGCACGGTCGTGACCATGCG
- the rne gene encoding Ribonuclease E, protein MANKMLIDAAHPEETRVVVVRGNRVEEFDFESQSRKQLRGNIYLAKVTRVEPSLQAAFIEYGGNRHGFLAFSEIHPDYYQIPVADREALLAEEARAHRDDEDEDGRGERGGRNGKDGGRDGRRRRRRGNQRPRREAAEARTSDSGTGEAVLDADEAGAEAPAAEPGAEPEATAEAGAETMAAAAPPDTETAAEAVVEAGAREAASETGGDAGGEAETHDEAAAEDDEADDSDESEEAGNGHIEEAPAEEDVVESVGAGDAYEDMPDRTFRPRKQYKIQEVIKRRQVMLVQVVKEERGNKGAALTTYLSLAGRYSVLMPNTARGGGISRKITNAADRKRLKSIAGDLEVPDGMGVILRTAGANRTKTEVKRDFEYLLRMWEQVRELTLRSNAPTLVYEEGSLIKRSIRDLYNKDIDEVMVAGDDGYKEAKDFMRMLMPSHAKNVKPYREPQPLFARSGVEAQLDAMFSNTVQLKSGGYIVINPTEALVAIDVNSGRSTREHNIEDTALRTNLEAADEVARQLRLRDLAGLIVVDFIDMDENRNNRAVEKRMKDALKNDRARIQVGRISHFGLLEMSRQRIRTGVLESSTEVCPTCGGLGHVRSVSSVALHLLRSVEEQLLRSAMYDVIVRTRTAVALYVLNNKRAHLHELEERFRVSVQISADETITGQHMFAIEKGAQVHTHETAYRPPVIAPPPIEPEDLIEDEPEEDEEEAAEATSGGAPREARGDRDETENGERRRKRRRRRRRGRNGEGREDGQREHHEDGHPAHDAREDDDEDEPEEDEEEAAEDGAEASGEEAGSAEDTGDGSRPCPGPAEAATAGRMKPGLPPIRLPARTSSRAKRSSPRRASPRRACPRRRSRRRPPLPPRRRKRRPRRRTGRGSAGTGAGIGSRPCPWPGGGRNDRSRRRDAARRRTGGRGAGAPPPHPRSRAGRGPAACQYRRTPPRRLVEPQGGGLSRR, encoded by the coding sequence ATGGCCAACAAGATGCTCATCGACGCCGCCCACCCGGAAGAAACCCGGGTCGTGGTGGTCCGTGGCAACCGCGTTGAAGAATTCGATTTCGAAAGCCAGTCCCGCAAGCAGCTACGCGGCAATATCTATCTGGCCAAGGTAACGCGGGTCGAACCCTCGCTGCAGGCGGCGTTCATCGAATATGGCGGCAACCGCCACGGCTTCCTCGCCTTTTCCGAAATCCATCCCGACTACTATCAGATCCCGGTCGCCGACCGCGAAGCGCTGCTGGCCGAAGAGGCGCGCGCCCATCGCGACGACGAGGACGAGGACGGCCGCGGCGAGCGCGGCGGGCGCAACGGCAAGGACGGCGGCCGCGATGGCCGGCGCCGCCGGCGGCGTGGCAACCAGCGCCCGCGCAGGGAGGCCGCCGAGGCCCGTACGTCCGACAGCGGGACCGGCGAGGCCGTGCTGGACGCTGACGAGGCCGGCGCCGAGGCACCGGCCGCCGAGCCGGGCGCGGAGCCGGAGGCGACCGCGGAAGCCGGGGCCGAGACGATGGCAGCCGCCGCGCCGCCCGACACCGAAACGGCAGCCGAAGCCGTCGTCGAAGCCGGGGCGCGCGAGGCGGCTTCCGAAACCGGCGGCGATGCCGGCGGCGAGGCGGAAACCCACGACGAGGCGGCCGCCGAGGACGATGAGGCCGACGACAGCGACGAGAGCGAAGAGGCCGGCAACGGCCATATCGAGGAAGCCCCGGCCGAGGAGGACGTGGTGGAATCGGTCGGCGCGGGCGACGCCTACGAGGACATGCCCGACCGGACCTTCCGCCCGCGCAAGCAGTACAAGATCCAGGAAGTGATCAAGCGCCGGCAGGTGATGCTGGTGCAGGTCGTCAAGGAGGAGCGCGGCAACAAGGGCGCGGCGCTGACCACCTATCTGTCGCTCGCTGGCCGCTATTCGGTGCTGATGCCGAACACCGCACGCGGCGGCGGCATTTCCCGCAAGATCACCAATGCGGCCGACCGCAAGCGCCTGAAGTCGATCGCCGGCGACCTGGAAGTGCCCGACGGCATGGGCGTGATCCTGCGCACGGCCGGAGCCAACCGGACCAAGACCGAGGTCAAGCGCGACTTCGAATATCTCCTGCGCATGTGGGAGCAGGTGCGCGAACTGACCCTGCGCTCGAACGCGCCGACCCTCGTCTACGAGGAAGGCTCGCTGATCAAGCGCTCGATCCGCGACCTCTACAACAAGGATATCGACGAGGTCATGGTGGCCGGCGACGACGGCTACAAGGAGGCCAAGGACTTCATGCGCATGCTCATGCCGAGCCATGCCAAGAACGTGAAGCCCTATCGCGAGCCGCAGCCGCTGTTCGCCCGCTCGGGTGTCGAAGCGCAGCTCGACGCCATGTTCTCCAACACGGTCCAGCTGAAGTCGGGCGGCTACATCGTCATCAACCCGACCGAGGCGCTGGTCGCCATCGACGTGAACTCCGGCCGCTCGACGCGCGAGCACAATATCGAGGACACGGCGCTGCGCACCAATCTGGAGGCCGCCGACGAGGTGGCGCGCCAGCTGCGCCTGCGCGACCTTGCCGGCCTCATCGTCGTCGACTTCATCGACATGGACGAGAACCGCAACAACCGGGCGGTCGAGAAGCGCATGAAGGATGCGCTGAAGAACGATCGCGCCCGCATCCAGGTGGGACGGATCTCGCATTTCGGCCTTCTGGAGATGAGCCGCCAGCGCATCCGCACCGGCGTCCTGGAAAGCTCGACCGAGGTCTGCCCGACCTGTGGCGGCCTCGGCCATGTCCGCTCGGTGTCGTCGGTCGCCCTGCATCTGCTGCGCTCGGTGGAGGAGCAGTTGCTGCGCTCGGCCATGTACGACGTCATCGTGCGCACCCGCACCGCGGTCGCGCTCTATGTGCTGAACAACAAGCGCGCCCATCTGCACGAGCTTGAGGAGCGCTTCCGCGTCAGCGTCCAGATCAGCGCCGACGAGACCATTACCGGCCAGCACATGTTCGCCATCGAGAAGGGCGCGCAGGTGCATACCCACGAGACCGCCTACCGTCCGCCCGTCATCGCCCCTCCCCCCATCGAGCCGGAGGACCTGATCGAGGACGAGCCGGAGGAGGACGAGGAGGAGGCCGCCGAGGCGACGTCCGGCGGCGCGCCGCGCGAGGCGCGCGGCGACCGCGACGAGACGGAGAACGGCGAGCGCCGCCGCAAGCGCCGCCGCCGGCGCCGGCGTGGCCGGAACGGCGAGGGCCGCGAGGACGGTCAGCGCGAGCATCACGAGGACGGTCACCCGGCGCATGACGCGCGCGAGGATGACGACGAGGACGAGCCGGAGGAGGACGAGGAGGAGGCCGCCGAGGATGGCGCCGAGGCTTCCGGCGAGGAAGCCGGCAGCGCCGAGGATACCGGTGACGGCAGCCGCCCCTGCCCTGGCCCGGCGGAGGCCGCAACCGCCGGGAGGATGAAACCGGGCTTGCCGCCGATCAGGCTGCCGGCGCGGACCTCTTCGAGGGCGAAGCGGTCGTCGCCGAGACGAGCCTCGCCGAGACGAGCCTGCCCGCGCCGGCGGAGCCGGAGGCGCCCGCCGTTGCCGCCGCGACGGCGGAAGCGCCGGCCGCGCCGCCGAACCGGCCGCGGAAGCGCCGGCACCGGCGCCGGAATCGGCAGCCGCCCCTGCCCCTGGCCCGGCGGAGGCCGCAACGATCGCTCCCGCCGCCGAGACGCCGCTCGCCGCCGAACCGGTGGCCGAGGAGCCGGTGCGCCGCCGCCGCACCCCCGATCCCGAGCCGGTCGAGGTCCAGCAGCCTGCCAATACCGGCGCACCCCGCCGCGCCGGCTGGTGGAACCGCAAGGCGGAGGGCTGAGCCGGCGGTGA
- the ynhG gene encoding putative L,D-transpeptidase YnhG precursor has product MSHHAENAVETIAPADRIAAASSELSRRFFLLAAPAVLAGCVSSGGGSSYGARRDGHVTLPAMDTGRIDPRFLRQEVAYATRERPGTIVVQPSQRHLYYVLGGGRAIRYGVGVGRQGALWHGRAAIGRKGAWPNWTPTANMIAHDPRNARYAGGMAGGINNPLGARALYLYRGNRDTMYRLHGTNEPLSIGHAVSSGCIRLFNHDIIDLYERARVGTPVVVLT; this is encoded by the coding sequence ATGAGCCATCACGCCGAAAATGCCGTTGAGACGATCGCTCCCGCCGACCGGATTGCCGCCGCGTCCTCGGAGCTCAGCCGGCGCTTCTTCCTGCTGGCGGCCCCGGCGGTGCTGGCCGGCTGCGTCAGCAGCGGCGGCGGCAGTTCCTACGGCGCCCGGCGCGACGGCCACGTCACCCTGCCGGCCATGGATACCGGCCGCATCGACCCGCGCTTCCTGCGCCAGGAGGTCGCCTACGCCACCCGCGAGCGGCCCGGCACCATCGTGGTGCAGCCGAGCCAGCGCCATCTCTACTATGTGCTCGGCGGCGGCCGCGCGATCCGCTACGGCGTCGGCGTCGGCCGTCAGGGCGCGCTCTGGCACGGGCGTGCCGCGATCGGCCGCAAGGGCGCCTGGCCGAACTGGACGCCGACCGCCAACATGATCGCCCACGACCCGCGCAATGCCCGCTATGCCGGCGGCATGGCCGGCGGCATCAACAATCCGCTCGGCGCCCGCGCGCTCTACCTTTACCGCGGCAATCGCGACACCATGTACAGGCTGCACGGCACGAACGAGCCGCTGTCGATCGGTCATGCGGTGTCGTCAGGCTGCATCCGCCTGTTCAACCACGACATTATCGACCTTTACGAGCGCGCCCGCGTCGGAACGCCGGTCGTCGTCCTGACCTGA
- the amiC_2 gene encoding N-acetylmuramoyl-L-alanine amidase AmiC precursor, with protein sequence MVVSLALSRFRGVMAKSRLFAALVAVALAAMPGARAEEPSAGAGAEVTGSVAPARPAGQDAAHSETATRSARTALPAVVSAARLSGDGARTRLTFDVTRPIEIRAFALADPYRVIIDLDEVNFQVAPPAARGHGRAGAHGSREAGQAGRGLIQAFRYGLFAPGKSRVVVDLAGPALIERAQMIEGREGEPHQVVLEVVRTDADGFRRVQNERSTSNLARRGDRESLAARASARAAPPEGPPVVVIDPGHGGVDPGAIAGTGEEEKMIVLEFARVLRDKLNATGRYRVIMTRDRDIFIPLGQRVRIAREHNGALFVSIHADSIRGARDNARGVTVYTLSDRASDADSARLAERENKADAIAGLDLSEEPSEIADILIDLTRRETRMFSANFARTLAGEMRQSTRMHRLPLRSAGFQVLRAHDIPSVLVELGFVSSAKDVEMLTSAIWRNRTAESVTKAIDQFFASRTAIRPAAQRSNAAN encoded by the coding sequence ATGGTGGTGTCGCTCGCCTTGTCGCGATTCCGGGGAGTCATGGCCAAATCTCGCCTCTTCGCCGCACTGGTCGCAGTCGCGCTCGCCGCAATGCCTGGCGCGCGGGCCGAGGAGCCCTCGGCCGGGGCGGGCGCCGAGGTCACCGGCTCGGTTGCGCCGGCCCGTCCGGCCGGCCAGGACGCGGCCCACAGCGAAACCGCCACGCGCAGCGCGCGCACCGCTCTGCCGGCGGTGGTGTCGGCGGCGCGGCTGTCCGGTGACGGCGCCCGCACGCGGCTGACTTTCGACGTGACGCGCCCGATCGAGATTCGCGCCTTCGCCCTCGCCGATCCCTACCGCGTGATCATCGATCTCGACGAGGTCAATTTCCAGGTGGCGCCGCCGGCGGCGCGCGGCCATGGGCGGGCCGGAGCGCACGGCTCCCGCGAGGCCGGCCAGGCCGGACGCGGGCTCATCCAGGCCTTTCGCTATGGCCTGTTCGCGCCCGGCAAGTCGCGCGTGGTGGTCGATCTCGCCGGCCCGGCCTTGATCGAGCGGGCGCAAATGATCGAGGGACGCGAAGGCGAGCCGCATCAGGTCGTGCTGGAGGTGGTCAGGACCGATGCCGACGGCTTCCGCCGCGTGCAGAACGAGCGCTCGACGTCCAATCTCGCCCGCCGGGGCGACCGCGAGAGCCTGGCTGCCCGGGCTTCCGCGCGGGCTGCGCCGCCCGAAGGCCCGCCCGTCGTGGTCATTGATCCCGGCCATGGCGGCGTCGATCCCGGCGCGATCGCCGGCACCGGCGAGGAAGAGAAGATGATCGTTCTCGAATTCGCCCGGGTGCTGCGCGACAAGCTCAACGCGACCGGGCGCTACCGGGTGATCATGACGCGCGACCGCGACATCTTCATTCCGCTCGGCCAGCGCGTGCGCATCGCGCGCGAGCACAATGGCGCGCTGTTCGTCTCGATCCACGCCGATTCGATCCGGGGCGCGCGCGACAATGCCCGCGGCGTCACCGTCTACACCCTGTCCGACCGGGCGTCGGACGCCGATTCGGCAAGGCTCGCCGAACGCGAGAACAAGGCCGACGCCATTGCCGGCCTCGATCTGTCCGAGGAGCCGAGCGAGATCGCCGACATCCTGATCGACCTGACACGCCGCGAGACGCGCATGTTCTCGGCCAATTTCGCGCGGACCCTGGCCGGCGAAATGCGCCAGTCGACCCGCATGCACCGGCTGCCGCTGCGCTCGGCGGGCTTCCAGGTGCTGCGCGCGCACGACATTCCCTCGGTGCTGGTCGAGCTCGGCTTCGTTTCCAGCGCCAAGGACGTGGAAATGCTGACCTCGGCGATCTGGCGCAACCGGACCGCCGAGTCCGTGACCAAGGCGATCGACCAGTTCTTCGCGAGCCGGACCGCCATCCGGCCGGCCGCGCAGCGGTCGAACGCGGCCAATTGA
- the mrcA_2 gene encoding Penicillin-binding protein 1A, whose amino-acid sequence MKLILRFFGWAFGLGTVAFLLGAAGVAIYIVTVTKELPDYNTLRNYEPPVMSRVHAADGQLMAEYARERRLYLPIQAVPKLVVQAFLAAEDKNFYSHNGIDVMGIARAALTNFNNRGSGRRPQGASTITQQVAKNFLLSGEQTIDRKIREALIAMRMESAFTKDQILELYLNEIYLGFVLPGYGAYGVAAAALVYFDKSVHELTLPEAAYLAALPKSPTQLHPFRNRDRAIERRNYVINRMVEDGIVSAEEGERAKRTPLNINPRSPRQQTFAADYFAEEVRREMADRFGEKKLLEGGLSIRTTLDPKLQVAARHVLANGLIRYDEARGFRGPVTRIEDVRGDWGARLAEIRAISDVGWKLAVVLDAQADTARIGLQPGRDAAGAVVSGRQIGLITADGVRWTRKAVNRALNPGDVVYVEPIPGREGQFRLRQVPEVSGGLVAMDPYTGRVLAMVGGFSFDQSQFNRATQARRQPGSSFKPFVYAAALDNGYTPSTVVLDAPFELAQADGSMWRPENYSGRFYGPQTLRFGIEQSRNVMTVRLANDVGMPLIAEYAKRFGIYDDMQPVLSMALGAGETTLMRMVAGYSMFANGGRRIRPTLIDRIQDRTGHTIFRHDDRQCQGCTAERWSRQDEPILIDRREQVLDPMTAYQITSMMEGVVLRGTGTVVRELGKPIAGKTGTTNEEKDAWFVGFSPDLAVGVYIGYDTPRPMGRGATGGVMSAPIFRDFMRVALADRPAVPFRVPTGIKLIRIDPRSGLRAGSGATNAILEAFKPGTAPPDSLQLINPGDQASNGGGRGGPSSESNRAISTGTGGLY is encoded by the coding sequence ATGAAACTCATTCTCCGCTTCTTCGGCTGGGCTTTCGGCCTCGGCACCGTGGCGTTCCTGCTCGGTGCAGCCGGCGTTGCCATCTACATCGTGACCGTTACCAAGGAATTGCCGGACTACAACACGCTGCGCAATTACGAGCCGCCGGTCATGAGCCGCGTCCATGCCGCGGACGGGCAGCTGATGGCGGAATATGCCCGCGAGCGTCGCCTCTATCTGCCGATCCAGGCGGTGCCGAAACTGGTGGTTCAGGCCTTTCTCGCCGCGGAAGACAAGAACTTCTATTCCCATAACGGCATCGACGTGATGGGCATCGCGCGCGCCGCGCTGACCAATTTCAACAACCGCGGCTCGGGGCGCCGGCCGCAGGGCGCCTCGACCATCACCCAGCAGGTCGCGAAGAACTTCCTCCTCTCCGGCGAACAGACGATCGACCGCAAGATCCGCGAAGCGCTGATCGCCATGCGCATGGAATCGGCCTTCACCAAGGACCAGATCCTCGAGCTCTATCTCAACGAGATCTATCTCGGCTTCGTTCTGCCCGGCTACGGCGCCTATGGCGTCGCCGCCGCTGCGCTCGTCTATTTCGACAAGTCGGTGCACGAGCTGACCCTGCCGGAGGCGGCCTATCTCGCGGCGCTGCCGAAGAGCCCGACCCAGCTTCACCCGTTCCGCAACCGCGACCGCGCCATCGAGCGCCGCAACTACGTCATCAACCGCATGGTCGAGGACGGCATCGTCAGCGCGGAGGAGGGCGAGCGCGCCAAGCGCACGCCGCTCAACATCAACCCGCGGTCGCCGCGCCAGCAGACCTTCGCCGCCGACTACTTCGCCGAGGAAGTGCGGCGTGAGATGGCCGACCGTTTCGGCGAGAAGAAGCTGCTCGAAGGCGGCCTCTCGATCCGCACCACGCTCGATCCGAAGCTGCAGGTGGCGGCCCGCCACGTGCTCGCCAACGGTCTCATCCGCTACGACGAGGCGCGCGGCTTCCGCGGCCCGGTGACCCGGATCGAGGACGTGCGCGGCGACTGGGGCGCGCGCCTCGCCGAGATCCGCGCGATCAGCGATGTCGGCTGGAAGCTTGCCGTGGTGCTCGACGCCCAGGCCGATACCGCCCGCATCGGGCTGCAGCCGGGCCGCGATGCGGCCGGGGCCGTCGTCAGCGGCCGCCAGATCGGCCTGATCACGGCCGACGGGGTGCGCTGGACGCGCAAGGCGGTCAACCGCGCGCTCAATCCCGGCGACGTCGTCTATGTCGAGCCGATCCCGGGGCGCGAGGGCCAGTTCCGCCTGCGCCAGGTGCCGGAAGTCTCCGGCGGTCTCGTCGCCATGGATCCCTATACGGGCCGCGTGCTCGCCATGGTCGGTGGCTTCTCCTTCGACCAGAGCCAGTTCAACCGCGCGACCCAGGCGCGCCGCCAGCCGGGCTCCTCGTTCAAGCCCTTCGTCTATGCCGCCGCGCTCGACAACGGCTATACGCCGTCGACCGTGGTGCTCGACGCCCCCTTCGAGCTCGCCCAGGCCGACGGCTCGATGTGGCGGCCGGAAAACTATTCGGGCCGCTTCTACGGCCCGCAGACCCTGCGTTTCGGCATCGAGCAGTCGCGCAACGTCATGACCGTCCGGCTCGCCAATGATGTCGGCATGCCCCTGATCGCCGAATATGCCAAGCGTTTCGGCATCTATGACGACATGCAGCCGGTCCTGTCCATGGCGCTCGGCGCCGGCGAGACCACGCTGATGCGCATGGTGGCGGGCTATTCGATGTTCGCCAATGGCGGCCGCCGCATCCGGCCGACACTCATCGACCGCATCCAGGACCGCACCGGCCACACCATCTTCCGGCACGACGACCGCCAGTGCCAGGGCTGCACGGCCGAGCGCTGGAGCCGGCAGGACGAGCCGATCCTGATCGACCGGCGCGAGCAGGTGCTCGACCCGATGACCGCCTACCAGATCACCTCGATGATGGAAGGCGTCGTCCTGCGCGGCACTGGTACCGTGGTGCGCGAGCTCGGCAAGCCGATCGCCGGCAAGACCGGTACCACCAACGAGGAGAAGGACGCCTGGTTCGTCGGCTTCTCGCCGGATCTCGCCGTCGGCGTCTATATCGGCTACGACACGCCGCGGCCGATGGGCCGCGGCGCGACGGGCGGCGTCATGTCGGCGCCGATCTTCCGCGACTTCATGCGCGTCGCGCTCGCCGACCGGCCGGCCGTGCCGTTCCGCGTGCCGACCGGCATCAAGCTCATCCGCATCGATCCCCGCTCGGGCCTGCGCGCCGGCTCGGGCGCGACCAACGCGATCCTCGAAGCCTTCAAGCCGGGCACCGCGCCGCCGGATTCGCTGCAGCTCATCAATCCCGGCGACCAGGCTTCGAATGGCGGTGGACGCGGCGGCCCGTCTTCGGAGTCGAACCGTGCGATCTCGACCGGCACCGGCGGGCTCTACTGA